The following proteins are co-located in the Mus caroli chromosome 7, CAROLI_EIJ_v1.1, whole genome shotgun sequence genome:
- the Sprn gene encoding shadow of prion protein, with translation MNWTAATCWALLLAAAFLCDSCSAKGGRGGARGSARGARGGARGTSRVRVRPAPRYGSSLRVAAAGAAAGAAAGVAAGLATGSGWRRTSGPGELGLEDDENGAMGGNGTDRGVYSYWAWTSGSGSVHSPRICLLLGGTLGALELLRP, from the coding sequence ATGAACTGGACTGCTGCCACGTGCTGGGCTCTGCTGCTGGCCGCCGCCTTCCTCTGTGACAGCTGTTCGGCCAAGGGCGGCCGCGGAGGCGCTCGAGGCAGTGCCCGGGGGGCGCGCGGAGGTGCACGCGGGACATCAAGAGTACGCGTAAGGCCGGCGCCCCGCTACGGCTCCTCTCTGCGCGTGGCGGCTgcaggggcagcagcaggggCTGCAGCGGGTGTGGCTGCGGGCCTTGCCACCGGCTCTGGCTGGAGGAGGACCTCGGGGCCTGGAGAGCTAGGCCTGGAGGACGATGAGAATGGGGCAATGGGAGGCAACGGGACCGACCGAGGAGTCTACAGCTACTGGGCCTGGACTTCCGGCTCAGGGTCCGTGCACAGCCCACGTATTTGTCTGCTTCTGGGCGGCACCCTTGGTGCCCTAGAACTGCTTCGGCCTTAG